A stretch of Mustela nigripes isolate SB6536 chromosome 6, MUSNIG.SB6536, whole genome shotgun sequence DNA encodes these proteins:
- the LOC132020734 gene encoding olfactory receptor 6C75-like, whose amino-acid sequence MRNHTTVTEFILLGLTDDPQWQVVLFIFLLVTYMLSVTGNLIIITLTLTDSHLKTPMYFFLRNFSFLEISFTSVGIPRFLVTIVTGNKTISYNECVAQVFFFILLGVTEFYLLAAMSYDRYVAICKPLHYMTIMSSRVCFLLVFSSWLAGFLVIFPPVMLLLKLDFCDSNIIDHFICDSSPILQLSCTNIHFLELMAFILAVVTLMVTLTLVLLSYTYIIRTVLRISSTSQRKKAFSTCSSHVIVVSLSYGSCIFMYIKPSARERVTLNKGVAVIITSVAPLLNPFIYTLRNQQVKQAFKNMVQRMVFSSNK is encoded by the coding sequence atgagaaatcacACAACAGTGACAGAGTTTATTCTTCTTGGGTTGACAGATGACCCACAGTGGCAGGTTGtacttttcatatttcttcttgtTACCTACATGCTCAGTGTGACTGGGAACCTGATCATTATCACCCTCACCCTTACAGATTCTCACCTGAAGACTCCAATGTATTTCTTCCTTCGAAACTTCTCATTCCTAGAAATATCATTCACATCTGTCGGCATTCCCAGATTCCTTGTCACTATCGTGACAGGAAACAAAACCATTTCCTATAACGAGTGTGTGGCTCaggtatttttcttcatcttattGGGGGTGACAGAGTTTTACCTTCTGGCTGCCATGTCCTATGACCGCTacgtggccatctgcaaacctcTACATTACATGACCATCATGAGCAGCAGAGTGTGCTTCCTTCTTGTCTTTAGCTCATGGCTTGCAGGATTCTTGGTCATCTTTCCACCAGTAATGCTGCTGCTGAAGTTGGATTTCTGTGACTCCAATATAATCGATCATTTTATTTGTGACTCCTCTCCAATTCTACAGCTTTCTTGCACAAATATTCACTTTCTAGAACTCATGGCATTTATTTTAGCAGTGGTAACACTTATGGTCACCTTAACACTAGTTCTGCTCTCCTACACATACATCATCCGGACAGTTCTGAGAATTTCTTCCACAAGTCAAAGGAAAAAAGCCTTTTCCACTTGTTCCTCCCACGTGATAGTGGTCTCCCTCTCCTATGGTAGCTGCATCTTCATGTACATTAAGCCTTCTGCAAGGGAAAGAGTGACTTTAAACAAAGGAGTAGCTGTGATCATTACCTCAGTAGCTCCTCTATTGAATCCTTTCATATATACACTAAGAAACCAGCAGGTGAAGCAAGCCTTCAAAAACATGGTCCAGAGAATGGTCttctcttcaaataaatga